One part of the Vitis riparia cultivar Riparia Gloire de Montpellier isolate 1030 chromosome 6, EGFV_Vit.rip_1.0, whole genome shotgun sequence genome encodes these proteins:
- the LOC117916246 gene encoding mitochondrial import inner membrane translocase subunit Tim9 — protein MDKSMLGDLDSLPEEDKLRMSVMIDQLQIRDSLRMYNSLVERCFSDCVESFRRKSLDKQEETCVRRCAEKFLKHSMRVGMRFAELNQGTATPD, from the exons ATGGACAAGAGCATGCTAGGAGATCTGGACTCTCTTCCTGAGGAAGATAAGCTTCGAATGTCTGTCATGATCGACCAGCTTCAGATCCGCGACAG TCTTAGAATGTATAATTCACTGGTGGAGAGATGTTTTAGTGACTGTGTGGAGAGCTTCAGGCGCAAATCCCTTGACAAGCAAGAAGAGACCTGTGTCCGGCGATGTGCTGAGAAGTTCTTGAAGCATTCGATGCGTGTGGGTATGAGATTTGCAGAGCTCAACCAAGGGACAGCAACACCAGATTAA
- the LOC117916245 gene encoding CAX-interacting protein 4-like, with protein MPATAGRVRMPANNRVHSSAALQTHGIWQSAIGYDPYAPNKDDAKNSSQPKSSNSEPEAENAYASFQGLLALARITGSNADETRGACKKCGRVGHLTFQCRNFLSIKDDKEKDPDAIQASVLSGLDKLKGNMGKKVNGKGAVEDESESEEEDESESSDSDADSEIERIIAERYEKKGSSKKRSSRKEVSDDDGSDSRERKKRGRSKRRSGKRVSGDLDDDDDESRRKRRKEKRKKRNDSSDEEKSSDEDKEERRLRRRKSRKEKRRRRSHRYSDDSDSSGDSDRHKRKSRRAASLSDSDISGSDDSRVGRGTKRSEKRNRKRHHKHDD; from the coding sequence ATGCCGGCGACAGCAGGTAGGGTTCGTATGCCCGCCAATAATCGGGTGCACAGCAGTGCTGCCCTTCAAACTCATGGAATTTGGCAGAGTGCAATTGGTTATGATCCGTATGCCCCCAATAAGGATGATGCTAAGAATTCCTCCCAACCCAAGTCATCGAATTCCGAACCAGAGGCTGAGAATGCTTATGCTAGTTTCCAAGGTCTCCTTGCCCTTGCCCGCATAACTGGATCTAATGCAGATGAGACTCGTGGGGCATGCAAGAAATGTGGCCGGGTCGGGCACCTCACTTTCCAGTGCCGCAACTTTTTGAGCATTAAGGATGATAAAGAAAAAGACCCAGATGCGATTCAGGCCTCGGTTTTGTCTGGTTTGGATAAGTTGAAGGGGAACATGGGCAAGAAAGTGAATGGTAAGGGTGCAGTTGAGGATGAGAGTGAAAGTGAGGAAGAGGATGAGAGTGAGAGTTCTGACTCTGATGCTGATTCTGAGATTGAGAGGATTATTGCTGAGAGATATGAAAAGAAGGGTAGTAGCAAAAAGAGGTCATCCAGAAAGGAGGTGTCAGATGATGATGGATCAGATTCTAGGGAGAGGAAGAAGAGAGGTAGGTCAAAGAGAAGGAGTGGGAAGAGGGTAAGTGGTGatttggatgatgatgatgatgaaagtcgtaggaagaggaggaaggagaagaggaagaagaggaatGATTCATCTGATGAGGAGAAATCGTCAGATGAGGATAAGGAGGAGCGTAGACTAAGGAGAAGGAAAAGTAGAAAggagaagaggaggaggagaagtCATCGCTATTCTGATGATTCGGATTCATCAGGGGATTCTGATAGGCATAAGCGGAAGAGCAGAAGGGCTGCATCATTGTCTGATTCTGATATCAGTGGCTCTGATGATTCGCGGGTTGGCAGGGGCACAAAGCGGTCTGAAAAGAGGAATAGGAAACGGCATCACAAACATGATGATTAA
- the LOC117915816 gene encoding target of rapamycin complex subunit LST8-like, which produces MAQPSVILATASYDHTIRFWEAESGRCYRTIQYPESNVNRLDITPNKKYLAAAGNPHIRLFDINSSGHQPIMSYDSHTNNVTAVGFQCDGNWMYSGSEDGTVKIWDLRAPGCQREYESRAAVNTVVLHPNQTELISGDQNGNIRVWDLIANSCSCELVPEEDTAVRSLTVMWDGSLVVAANNRGTCYVWRLLRGTQTMTNFEPLHKLQAHSGYILKCLLSPELCDPQRYLATASSDHTVKIWNVDGFTLEKTLIGHQRWVWDCVFSANGEYLITASSDTTARLWTLSTAEAIRVFNGHHKATVCCALNDGPEYLSS; this is translated from the exons ATGGCCCAACCATCAGTGATCCTCGCTACGGCCAGCTACGATCACACAATCAGGTTCTGGGAAGCCGAGAGTGGTCGGTGCTATAGGACTATTCAGTACCCAGAATCT AATGTCAATCGACTTGATATAACCCCAAATAAGAAGTACTTGGCTGCAGCTGGAAATCCCCACATTCGACTATTTGACATAAACTCCAGTGGCCACCAACCT ATCATGAGCTATGATTCACATACCAACAATGTCACAGCAGTGGGGTTTCAATGTGATGGAAATTGGATGTATTCTGGTTCTGAAGACGGCACGGTAAAGATTTgggatttgag GGCTCCAGGGTGTCAACGGGAATATGAAAGCCGTGCAGCTGTTAACACCGTTGTCCTGCATCCAAATCAG ACAGAACTAATATCTGGAGACCAAAATGGAAATATTCGAGTTTGGGATTTGATAGCAAATTCATGCAGCTGTGAATTG GTACCAGAAGAAGATACAGCTGTGCGCTCTCTAACTGTAATGTGGGATGGGAGCTTGGTTGTGGCTGCAAATAATCGTGGAACATGCTATGTCTGGCGCTTGCTGCGAGGGACCCAG ACTATGACCAATTTTGAGCCGCTTCATAAACTTCAAGCACACAGTGGCTACATTCTTAAGTGTTTGCTCTCACCTGAGCTCTGTGACCCTCAACG ATATCTGGCTACAGCATCATCTGATCATACTGTTAAGATATGGAATGTGGATGGTTTCACCTTAGAGAAAACTCTAATTG GACACCAACGGTGGGTTTGGGACTGTGTCTTTTCTGCTAATGGTGAATATCTAATCACAG CTTCCTCGGATACAACGGCCAGACTTTGGACACTGTCAACTGCAGAAGCCATCCGAGTGTTCAATGGGCACCACAAAGCAACAGTGTGTTGTGCCCTCAACGATGGCCCTGAATATTTGTCTTCTTGA
- the LOC117917159 gene encoding outer envelope pore protein 16, chloroplastic-like, giving the protein MPYQRISGSLSTPRVAVMIDMGHPFLNLTVDGFLKIGTVAAARAAAEEAYYVVKRGSISRHTVEHSLKKMCKEAAYWGTVAGVYVGMEYGAERIRGTRDWKNAMLGGALTGAIISSACEKSRDKIVVGAITGGAIATAAEFLNYLT; this is encoded by the exons atgccTTACCAGAGAATTTCAGGGTCTCTATCAACTCCAAGGGTGGCTGTAATGATCGACATGGGCCACCCATTTCTCAACCTCACCGTAGACGGTTTTTTGAAGATCGGAACT GTGGCAGCTGCCAGAGCCGCAGCCGAGGAAGCTTACTACGTCGTCAAAAGAG GGAGTATTTCACGTCACACTGTTGAACACTCG TTGAAGAAGATGTGCAAAGAGGCTGCATATTGGG GAACCGTAGCTGGAGTATATGTGGGAATGGAGTATGGGGCGGAGAGGATTCGTGGCACCAGAGACTGG AAGAATGCCATGCTTGGTGGTGCATTGACCGGTGCCATAATATCCTCTGCCTGCGAAAAAAGTAGAGACAAGATTGTTGTGGGTGCCATCACAGGAGGTGCCATTGCTACTGCAGCCGAGTTCCTTAACTATCTTACTTGA
- the LOC117917068 gene encoding glucan endo-1,3-beta-glucosidase-like: protein MAAKLPSLLLLLVLFHNLSAVYSIGVNYGTVADNLASPSEVAAFIKDKTIFDRVKIFDTNPDIINAFANTGIGLTVTVVNLDIPKLLHPNEATNWVATNIVPFYQKTKINYICVGNEITMSGISDLIVNLVPAMKAIHAALQAAGINDIKVTTPHPFSIMASSSPPSSGKFAMEFEQSLLIPMLQFHRETNSPFTVNPYPYFAYSGDLRNFLLFGENEGAHDQATGLTYTNMFDAMVDSVYSAMKSAGFGDVSLVVGETGWSSVGDPGRGIGMEEAKLYNANLIKHITSGKGTPLMPGKPLETYIFALFNENQKPGPSEQNFGLLKPDFSPVYESGCLRGGQQEQEFETAQPLEGEKTWCVPKRGAPIASLQLNLDFACATGVDCTAIQKGGDCSIPYSVWSHASYAMNSYYQSHGRTMESCDFKNTGRVTTINPSYAQCIYLS, encoded by the exons ATGGCGGCAAAACTACCGtctcttctcctcctcctcgtTCTCTTCCACAACTTGTCTGCCGTGTATTCAATTGGAGTCAACTACGGCACTGTCGCAGACAACCTGGCATCACCATCTGAAGTGGCGGCCTTTATCAAAGATAAAACCATCTTTGACAGAGTGAAGATCTTCGACACCAACCCCGATATCATCAACGCGTTCGCCAACACTGGCATTGGCTTGACTGTCACCGTCGTCAATTTGGATATCCCCAAACTCCTTCACCCCAACGAGGCTACTAACTGGGTCGCCACCAACATCGTCCCATTCtaccaaaaaaccaaaatcaacTACATCTGTGTTGGTAACGAGATCACCATGTCCGGCATTAGTGACCTCATCGTAAACCTCGTTCCGGCGATGAAGGCGATCCACGCGGCTCTACAAGCCGCTGGCATCAATGACATTAAGGTCACAACTCCTCACCCTTTCAGTATAATGGCCAGCTCCAGCCCACCCAGCTCTGGTAAATTTGCGATGGAATTCGAACAGAGCTTATTGATCCCGATGCTCCAATTTCACCGGGAAACCAACTCTCCGTTCACGGTGAACCCCTACCCCTACTTTGCATACTCTGGGGATCTCAGGAACTTCTTGTTGTTCGGTGAAAACGAGGGCGCACACGACCAGGCAACTGGGCTTACCTACACTAACATGTTCGATGCTATGGTCGACTCTGTTTACTCCGCCATGAAGAGCGCGGGTTTCGGCGACGTCAGCCTTGTTGTGGGCGAAACCGGGTGGTCGTCGGTGGGTGACCCCGGCAGAGGTATTGGGATGGAGGAAGCCAAACTTTATAACGCAAACCTCATCAAGCACATTACCTCCGGCAAAGGGACGCCACTGATGCCTGGAAAACCCTTGGAAACCTACATTTTCGCTTTGTTCAACGAGAACCAGAAACCGGGCCCTTCAGAGCAGAATTTTGGGCTGTTGAAACCCGACTTCAGTCCCGTCTACGAGTCGGGTTGTTTACGAGGAGGCCAGCAAGAGCAGGAATTTGAGACAGCCCAG CCTCTTGAAGGGGAGAAAACATGGTGCGTTCCTAAACGCGGCGCCCCCATTGCCTCGCTGCAGTTGAATTTAGACTTTGCATGCGCCACCGGTGTGGATTGCACAGCGATACAAAAGGGAGGGGATTGCTCCATCCCCTACAGCGTGTGGTCACATGCAAGCTACGCCATGAACAGTTACTATCAAAGCCATGGTCGCACCATGGAGAGCTGCGATTTCAAGAACACCGGAAGAGTCACCACTATCAACCCCA GTTATGCACAGTGTATCTACCTTTCTTGA